In the Anaerolineae bacterium genome, CTATTTGGGAACGTCTCCCCACTTCTTTTGAACGCTTTCCTGGCAAATACCTCGTCAATTGTTTTTGACTTCGTTTCTCGTCAGAAATTGGGTGGGATGACTATGAATTTCTTCTATGTAAAGCAATTCCCCGTCCTCCCGCCCTCAACTTACACCGCCGCCGACCCTTCGACAGGCTCAGGGCAAGTCCTGCGCTTCATCGTCCCGCGCGTCCTGGAACTCACCTACACCGCCTGGGACCTGCAGCCCTTTGCCGAGGATGTGTGGAACGATGCCGATGAGGACCTGCGAGAGGCTTTGGTGCGCCAGTGGGAAGAATGCCCTCACTCCCCTGCCCTCTCTCCCAAAGCTTTGGGAGAGAGGGGGCTAGCGAGCGGGGGTGAAGGCTGTCCCTTTCCGCCCTTCACTTGGAACGAAGCCCGACGCGCTAAAATCCGCGCCGAACTGGATGCTTACTACGCCCGCCTCTACGGTCTCACCCGTAAACAACTGCGCTACATTCTCGACCCCGCCGATCTCACTCCGCGCGAGCTGGAAGATATTCTCGACCCGTGGGAAGAAGTGGACGATCCGCTCGACCCGCAAGGTTACGCCGAGCGCTGTGCCAGAAGTGATTTCCCCGGCGAAACCTTCCGCGTACTGAAGGAGAAGGAACTCCGCCAGTACGGGGAGTACCGCACCCGGCGGCTGGTGTTGGAGGCGTGGGAACGTTTAGAAAAAGAAGGCGGAGTAATTAAGCTGTTAGGTTTTCTGACCAAGGTGCAGGTCTCGCATGAACTCATCGAAGACAAGTTGGTTGAGGAGCAACCTTCCACGCAGCATGAAATTCAGCCAGCAGCTACATATGTCACACCTGCCAACGAACCTCAAACGATGCTCTCTGATTTTGGGCTGTACAAATGCGGGACATGTGGCAAGATGGTGATGGGCTTCGATCGGGAGAACCATGTCCGTGAGAGGCATGGAGAACTGCAAGTGGAGTGGAGGAAGGTGAGGTGAGATATGATTGATCAACTACCTAGCCAAAATATACCTGAGTGGGAGGTTGAACTTGTGATTACTGGACCAATTTCACTTCCCAGAACGAGGTCATTGGTGTTACATGTTGAAAAAGGGGAAAGGAATCCTTTTACTACTACTATTAAACTTTCGAAGGCTCCTCATGGCATTCTGTGTGTATTAATCGCTAGAGCCTTTGATCATGAGAACGCAAATAATGCTGCAGTTTATTTTGTCGGCCAGGCTTTAGATGTTCTATGTCTAAAGGTGGACCTGCCTTTGTACATAAATCTATATCGTTCCGAAGTTCGTTTTGCATCAGACTCTGTCCGCCGAGTGATTAATGAATCTGAGTGGACTAATGCGTTTACGCTGGGAAGAGAATATAGTCTAAACCGAGGATATTTTAGCCGAGCAATAAGTTGGTATCGTAAAGGTTTAGGGAGTGAAGATCCGATAGACCGTGTAATCGCTTTTTGGTCTGCCTTGGAAGGAATCAGCTCGCAATATTATCGTCCAAATGATAGAACCGAGCAAGGGATAATTAACCAAATTTGCGACTGTTTTGATCAACTATGGGGTACTACAGAAAATTGGCGAGTAATACCAAACGAACCAGACGTTATTAATCATTTTTACAACTTCCGCAATGGTTTTTCTCATGGTTTTATGCGCGTTGATATTGAAACAATAAAAAAGGTGGTGGGTAAATTACCAGTTTACCAAAAACTTGTACGTGAATTTTTGCTTGAATGGGAATCAAAAGGTCGAGTAATTGAACGAGAGCGAGCTGCCAGTTAATCTGACCAATGAATTTTGTCTATTGTAAATCAGTTAAGCTTAAATAACATTTCTCTTCTAAGATGCATTTTCTTGTATAATCAAAATGGTAATCGGATACTCAGGAGAACCCTAATGATCGCTGTAATTGAAACTATATTCGGTCGAAACATCACCATTGTTTACAAGTCGCTCGACCTTCAATCAGTGGATAGAAATAAACTAAGAGAGATTGTCCCCGGCGTTACTCCAACGATTATGGATATGCCCGAAATGCTTGTGGCGGTATTTCCTCCGTACCCATGGCTCATTCAGTTTAGTGACCGCAGGCTCCACGTTAATTTATCTGTGGAGTCAAATGAGTTAGGAGAGTTTCCACTATGGGAATATGCCCAGCGGGCTCATTTAACGGTCTCACCTGATAAAGCGCCGCTGCATGCATATGGTTTCAATTTTGATTTTGGAGTGCGTTTCGATGGCATTACTCCACAGGAATTGTTGATATCAAAATTTGTATCCAATCGTCGAGCCTTGGAAGAAGAAATCCAAGGAACGTTAGTTTCTTACATGCCTCGAGTCGTGTTTTCCAGTGACACCATTCAATATGACATAATATTCGAACCGATCGATGAAAATCGAATGAAAATTCATGGGAACGCACATATTGAATACCCTGGTATTGAATTACCATCAAGTGAAGAGCTTAAAGCTTTGTATAAAATACAGTTTGAACGATTACGTAATACCATATCCAAACTGATTCGGGAGTAATTCTGATCATGTTACAAAACACTATGTACAACAACGAGATTGTTCCATCCACAACAGGCTGGGATAAAGACATCTTTCAAAAAACTCTAGACATGCTCAGTGTTTTTGCTAGAGAGACAAGCAAACAGCAATTGACCTCACATCGTTGGCGGGGCAAAGATACTCTAACCTTGGGAAATCCTAGTGAATGGATTGTCATCAAATGGATGGCTCAGAATATCAGCGAATCAGGTAATCCCCAACTCATCCTAAAGAGAATCAATTGTTGGAAACCACTAACCGAAATTGCCTTGAATCAATTGCGACAATTTTATGACTTTCGCAATCCGACCGAGATCATACGTTTTCTCACCACTTACCAGCAGTTGATTCCTGTTTTGAGAGAAGCCCATGCTGTAATCAAAGAAATTTTTGGTAATGATGCTCAGATTGCACTTGAAGTAGTCAAAGATCCAGAAGCAACAAACACGGAAAAATTGTTTGCTTATATCAACGCTGATGCTTTTTCGCCTGAAGAAGCACTAACACGCTTGTATACTTTTGACGAAGTCTGGTTTCTGAAACAAGTTGATGGGATTGGTGGATATTTGAATTTCAACCTAGAATAGCAATGGCATATAACTGGAAAGATTTTCTCTCCTTTGCAGAAAACCTCTATGCTGCACCTGACATGCCTGGTCCACGAGAGGCCGCCTTGCGCTCAGCGGTTAGCCGGGCTTATTATGCTGCTTTTCGCGCAGCGCTTGAATTTGGCATTCGGGATGGATTTTCTCCATCCAAAACGGGAGAGGATCATAGAAAAATCCGTGAGCATTTTCGCAATTCAACCCCGAAACAATCAAGCAAATCGGATATATCTATTCAATTAGAACGGCTTCATGATCTGCGCCGCAAAGCTGATTATGAAAATAACCTTCACCAGAAGCCGGAAAACATGGCGTATATTGCCATTGGTATGGCAAGAAAAGTATTTCAAGCCATTGAAGAGCTATCGAAGTGAAGAATAAAGAGCTTGTATTCTGGGGGACGATTTGCTTCTACACTCCGAATTCATGCGACATGAATATCACTTTGGAGCAAGCATCATTGGGCTCTGATCGAGACAACTCAAATTGATATCTGTTATTCTAAAGTAGTCTCATGACTGGAGGGGGATATTTTAAAGAAAAACGCTGATTCGATCTCTCTTATCGGTTTACATATATATGTTATTATGTTATAATGTAAACCGATGAAGTTGATAGGAGTCAATTATGACCATCGGTCAGCGCATCAAACAGGCTCGTAAGGCAAACCAGATGAGTCTGCGCAAGCTAGCAGAAAAGGCCGAGATCAGTGCAATGGCGATCTCGAAATATGAACGCGACTTAGATATTCCAGGTTCTGGCGTTCTCATACGATTAGCACAGGCATTGGATGTTTCGATCGACTTCCTGCTGCGCCCCCAAACGATTTCCGTCCAACTCCAGTCATATCGCAAACATGCCTCTTTAGGGGTAAAGGAGCAAGAAGCCATCCAAATGCGCATTCAAGAATGGTTGGAACGATACTTTGAAATCGAAAGTTTTTTCCCTGATGAAATCCAAACGTTAGATTTACCCCGTGTTTCGGTTCATACCCTCGAACAGGTTGAACAGGTTGCTTTAGACATGCGTCGCAGATGGGAATTGGGACTGGATGCAATCGAAAACCTGACGCAGGTGCTAGAAGATCAAGGCATCAAAGTAGGGGTAATCGAGGGAATTGATCATTTCGATGCTTGCACCTTCATGGTAAACGGCATCCCCATCATCGTATCGAAAGCTGAACTGCCTGGCGACCGACAACGTTTCAATTTGGGGCATGAACTCGGACACTTGATATTAGATATAGCCGAAGGACTTGACCCCGAATCAGCTTGCAATCGGTTTGTGGGGGCATTTCTGGTTCCGGCACAAGTAGGCCGTATGGAATTGGGTTCGAGACGTACCTCTTTGGATATCAATGAGCTGTATTTACTCAAACATAAGTACGGTATGAGCATGCAAGCTTGGATTTTCCGAGCGAAAGACCTAGCTATTATCTCCGAAAGCGTCGCTCGAAAGTTATTCAAGCTTTTTCGAGCAAAAGGCTGGTATCACCACGAACCGGGAGAAGCGATACCAGGCGAAAAGCCATTACGGATGAAGCGACTGATCTATCGTGCCTTAGCCGAAGATTTGATATCGCATTCCAGAGCGCAAGAGCTGCTCGGCGAACCCCTACAACTACAGTGGACGGGGGAGGCATTGCAACGGGATGGGGTTGCAATCGGTTTTAGTCACTGACACCAATATTTGGATCGACCTCGAAAATGGAGGTATTCTTGTCGAGGTCTTCCAACTTCCCTATCAGTTTTTGATCCCGGACTTTGCCATTCCTGAACTTGTCCGGCCGAGATGGGAGTTTCTAAAAGGATTAGGGCTTAGAGCGCATGAATTACCACCTGAGCAAGTAGTTGAACTGCTTCGATTACGGCTGACCCATAAAAACCTCTCAGTTATCGATTTGGCTGCATTCTGTTTAGCAAAAATGCTTGATGCTCCACTTCTAACCGGTGACAGACGCCTCAACGAATTGGCTAGCACCAGCGGTCTCTCAGTTCATGGGGGGTTATGGCTATTGGATGGAATGCTGCATTTTGAGGTTCTTACGTCAGAGCGAGCTGCTACAGCCCTCAGGCAAATGCTCGAATCAGGCGCGAGATTACCTGCTGACGAATGCAACAATCGAATAAAAAGATGGTCGAAATAAACAAAGGAGGTGATGAAAATGAGCAAAGCTAAAACGCCAATTTACAAACCGGGACAGAAAGCCCCTGTATCTGGGCAGTATGCAATCGTTGGTCCGAAGGGCGGAAAAACCGGGACCGAAGTAACTGTGGCAAAAGGTGAGAGGTTTCCACCTACTCAACAACCTGGACTAGGCTTTGTATTGGTTGATCAGAGTAAGCATAAAGACAAGGAGTAATCTCCTATCAAGTCCAACAAGCAGCTCAATACTTCGTCATTAGCGCCTTTGCAAAACGGCTATTTGAGGTAGATGGTTGCGATTGAAAAACTTTCGACCACCTAGAAAAATCAGCGCGGGCTTGTTGCCCGCGCTGTCTTTACACGCTCGCTAAAAAGGTGGATCTTCGGGGGTGGCGGGGGTGGTCTCTGTGGGATCAGCAGCTTTTTCGAGAATCTCTTCACCGCAATCCAGACATATTAGCTTAGTAGAGATGTCGTCCCATGCTTCTCCCTCGCTAAAATGCCACCCGCCAGTGGTGATCTCAACAACATGACGATGCGGGCAGGGGGAAGTCATACTCGCCCCTCCGTAAGTAGCTTGACTGCCAGAATGTGCTTGCAATCCTGGTTCCGCTTTTGATAGTCGGGGCAATCGCACCTCCAATCATCAGTTGTGGTATGCACCACCATGTACTCATGCTTGCCGCTCATAGTAGATTCGATAGCCCAGCACCTGTTCGGGATGAACGGGGTGACCCGGAGCTGCCCTGCCGCCATCCCAATCATGGCACGCATCGCCCTTGCCATCCGGGGGTCATGGTCACTCTGCTCAAATTGCTTGACGAAGATTTTATCCATCTTTTGCCTCCTTTTCCCAGCACACCGCACTGCGCCGGGTAAAGATTGTGTCTTGCCCCGGTGCGGCGGGGATGAGAAAAAAAAGAGTGTTCAGCGAGCGTTGTAACCTAAGTTATTAAAGTGCGATTCAAACACCCGTTACGGGTGTAATTGCCAGGAATGCACGAGCAACCCGCCCGTGCATTGAAATTGAAATCGCTCGCTCAAAAAATACCTTCGGATTTCATCGAATAGAACCGCCCTCCTCTGCCGAGAACGACATGATCCAGTACGGTGATTTCCAGCAGTTCCCCCGCCTGCTGAATTTGCTTGGTTGTGCTGATGTCATCAGGGCTGGGGATTGGATCTCCACTAGGGTGGTTGTGTGCTAAGACAATGGAGCTGGCGTTCAACCTTACCGCCGTGCGGAAAATCTCGGCGATTCGCACAGTTGTACTGTTGACCGCCCCCTTGTATAGCCGTTCAATGGAAAGAATGCGGTTTTTGG is a window encoding:
- a CDS encoding Transcriptional regulator, translating into MTIGQRIKQARKANQMSLRKLAEKAEISAMAISKYERDLDIPGSGVLIRLAQALDVSIDFLLRPQTISVQLQSYRKHASLGVKEQEAIQMRIQEWLERYFEIESFFPDEIQTLDLPRVSVHTLEQVEQVALDMRRRWELGLDAIENLTQVLEDQGIKVGVIEGIDHFDACTFMVNGIPIIVSKAELPGDRQRFNLGHELGHLILDIAEGLDPESACNRFVGAFLVPAQVGRMELGSRRTSLDINELYLLKHKYGMSMQAWIFRAKDLAIISESVARKLFKLFRAKGWYHHEPGEAIPGEKPLRMKRLIYRALAEDLISHSRAQELLGEPLQLQWTGEALQRDGVAIGFSH
- a CDS encoding DNA repair protein RadC, with the protein product MIDTDLLAARVAEKLAPYLWNNAILDALYPEDEQYINSPNNVADLLQTENLEQENLFVICLNTKNRILSIERLYKGAVNSTTVRIAEIFRTAVRLNASSIVLAHNHPSGDPIPSPDDISTTKQIQQAGELLEITVLDHVVLGRGGRFYSMKSEGIF